One part of the Thermodesulfobacterium commune DSM 2178 genome encodes these proteins:
- a CDS encoding FeoA family protein: protein MLLVEAKCGDKVKIEDFLGEDAIIKKIEAMGLRKGDVFEVLRVWGRNFLLKNDTSRVVISFDIAKNIVVDLLGKVVKPECECKPCKKKRHRWGWF, encoded by the coding sequence ATGTTATTGGTAGAGGCTAAATGTGGTGATAAGGTAAAGATAGAGGATTTTTTAGGAGAAGATGCTATAATAAAAAAAATTGAGGCAATGGGATTAAGAAAAGGAGATGTGTTTGAGGTGTTAAGGGTCTGGGGGAGGAATTTTTTACTTAAAAACGATACGTCCAGAGTGGTTATAAGTTTTGACATAGCTAAGAATATAGTGGTAGATCTTTTAGGTAAAGTAGTTAAGCCCGAATGTGAATGTAAGCCTTGTAAGAAAAAAAGACATAGGTGGGGTTGGTTTTGA
- a CDS encoding Fur family transcriptional regulator produces MLEEVESFRRFIKSKGLKYTPEREEIFKEVLSCSGHFDVEDIYLSLKNKGHKISKASVYRTIPLLIEGGYIQEVYRQSGRSYYEVTLKKKPHLHFICIKCNQVEELVENKLEELLQKEMKKISFSPLTYHLEIFGVCSRCRYKE; encoded by the coding sequence ATGTTAGAAGAGGTGGAAAGTTTTCGTAGGTTCATCAAGTCTAAGGGATTAAAATATACTCCAGAGAGAGAAGAGATATTTAAAGAAGTGTTAAGTTGTTCGGGTCATTTTGATGTGGAAGATATCTATCTTAGTTTAAAGAATAAAGGGCATAAAATTTCTAAGGCCTCAGTTTACAGAACCATTCCTCTTTTGATAGAAGGGGGTTATATTCAAGAAGTTTACAGACAAAGTGGTCGTTCTTATTATGAAGTAACCTTGAAAAAAAAGCCTCATTTACATTTTATCTGTATAAAGTGTAACCAGGTAGAAGAGCTGGTAGAAAATAAATTGGAGGAGCTTTTACAAAAGGAAATGAAAAAGATTTCTTTTTCCCCTCTGACCTACCATCTTGAAATTTTCGGGGTATGTAGTCGTTGTAGGTATAAGGAATAG
- a CDS encoding radical SAM/SPASM domain-containing protein produces MITLKSFLKESFPTIYHISVTGKCNASCEGCLNGLIYGERRAFASSWEEDPEKTFQAINWLLDQTNGNPVFIAFYGGEPLLVFEKVQDIFYRIKNYYPQKNLKFFLYTNGNLLRKAVEKDPEFFSQLELLIISIDGTKVQHERVRKGTSLDQIEASLEFLKSHCPTKVLMWSTLREEMSFRDCLEEFFNLYQRGLVDFFFWHLIEKDCPIRDFSGFREGYLKDLTYLFERFVAELFKGKILPVLPLAELFFFLLKDIRRGQTGCGVEKMRSFDVLAGKILPCVDMGEELILADFRKDEIKNLDLSKLQDKLLSLVSYKDWLGCNTCEAEFFCGGRCPVLIKTSPERAMQYCVLIKDLVSLAQTFLPEVKKALKAHNLSEENLYYPYGYLNLLTDVIP; encoded by the coding sequence TGGAAAATGCAACGCAAGCTGTGAAGGCTGTTTAAACGGGTTAATCTATGGTGAAAGGAGGGCTTTTGCCTCTTCTTGGGAGGAAGATCCAGAAAAAACCTTTCAGGCGATAAACTGGCTATTAGATCAAACAAACGGAAATCCTGTCTTTATAGCCTTTTATGGAGGAGAACCTCTTCTTGTTTTTGAAAAAGTCCAAGATATTTTTTACAGAATAAAAAATTATTATCCACAGAAAAACCTAAAGTTTTTTCTTTACACTAACGGAAATCTCCTTAGAAAAGCTGTAGAAAAGGACCCAGAGTTTTTCAGCCAGTTAGAATTATTGATCATCTCTATCGATGGAACAAAAGTTCAGCACGAAAGGGTAAGGAAAGGGACCTCATTAGACCAGATTGAAGCAAGTTTGGAGTTTTTAAAATCTCACTGCCCCACAAAAGTCCTTATGTGGTCTACCTTAAGAGAAGAAATGAGCTTTAGAGACTGCTTAGAGGAGTTTTTTAACCTTTATCAAAGGGGGCTGGTTGACTTTTTCTTTTGGCATTTGATAGAAAAAGATTGTCCTATAAGAGATTTCTCTGGTTTTAGAGAAGGTTACTTAAAAGACCTGACTTATCTTTTTGAAAGATTTGTGGCTGAGCTTTTTAAAGGAAAAATCCTTCCAGTACTACCGTTGGCTGAGTTGTTTTTCTTTTTATTAAAAGATATCAGAAGAGGCCAAACTGGGTGTGGAGTAGAAAAAATGAGAAGTTTTGATGTTCTTGCGGGGAAAATTCTCCCGTGCGTAGACATGGGAGAAGAATTGATTTTAGCTGATTTTCGCAAAGATGAAATTAAAAATCTCGATTTATCAAAATTGCAGGACAAACTTTTATCCTTAGTTTCTTATAAGGACTGGTTAGGCTGTAACACCTGTGAGGCAGAGTTTTTCTGTGGTGGAAGATGCCCTGTACTTATTAAAACCTCACCTGAAAGAGCGATGCAATACTGTGTTCTTATTAAAGATCTGGTTAGTCTGGCCCAAACCTTTTTACCTGAAGTCAAAAAAGCCCTAAAGGCCCACAACCTCTCAGAAGAAAACCTTTATTATCCCTATGGCTACCTTAACCTTCTTACAGACGTAATCCCTTAA